From a region of the Calliphora vicina chromosome 4, idCalVici1.1, whole genome shotgun sequence genome:
- the BTBD9 gene encoding BTB/POZ domain-containing protein 9 encodes MSSQSHRKMSGVRLPNKPRCDEIELTELFSAQMAQLCLNDDYSDVAFIVEDQRLPAHRVMLAGRSEYFRALLYGGLSESKQSEIHLKVPVDAFKALLRYIYSGHLSLTQMDEDNILDTLGLANQYGLSELELAISDYLRQYLALSNVCAILDAARLYNLEKLAKVCLTFMDRNAADILQQESFKNLSKESLQEVLRRDSFFAPEVQIFVAVWEWCKHNKNVDIQSVVSYVRLPLMNLEHLLQVVRPSGILEPDKLLDAIEEQSTSKYLPYRAALWPEENVATAKFVSRMIQGECRAELLNGDVTTYDMEKGYSRHCITDTNEMAIVVELGTACIINHIKILLWDRDNRAYSYFIEVSANKIQWDRVIDYSQYYCRSWQFLYFQARPVRYIKLVGTHNTVNKVFHVVALEAMYTTNLPKVVNGIVAPTANVATIEMSAVVVDGVSRTRNALINGNYVDYDWDSGYTCHQLESGEILVRLGQPYVIGSMRLLLWDCDDRNYSFYIETSVNQKDWVMVVDKRNEKARSWQNFSFTPIPVVFIRIVGTRNTANEIFHCVHLECPSQDPNFILVEKEKQRVVEEKKQKQRKLADNQPSSSRESTSPRTSSNLDQAPQVDEGVLVQLDNSYLEETN; translated from the exons ATGAGCAGCCAAAGTCATCGTAAAATGTCTGGCGTACGTTTGCCAAATAAACCTCGATGTGATGAAATAGAACTTACAG AACTATTTTCCGCCCAAATGGCTCAGCTCTGCTTAAATGATGACTACTCGGATGTAGCGTTTATTGTGGAAGATCAAAGGCTGCCAGCTCACCGTGTTATGTTGGCTGGCCGCAGTGAATACTTTCGTGCACTTTTATATGGCGGCCTCTCAGAGTCCAAACAATCTGAAATACATCTTAAGGTACCAGTAGATGCCTTTAAGGCATTACTACGCTACATTTATTCCGGTCACTTGTCACTGACACAAATGGACGAAGATAACATATTGGATACATTGGGTTTGGCCAATCAGTATGGTCTCTCCGAATTGGAATTGGCCATATCGGACTATTTGCGCCAGTATTTAGCCTTGTCAAATGTTTGTGCAATTCTGGATGCTGCCCGTCTTTATAATTTGGAGAAGTTGGCAAAAGTTTGTTTGACATTTATGGATCGTAATGCTGCCGATATACTGCAACAGGAATCTTTTAAGAATTTATCAAAA GAATCTCTACAAGAAGTTTTAAGACGTGATTCGTTTTTTGCACCCGAAGTACAGATTTTTGTAGCCGTCTGGGAGTGGTGCaagcataataaaaatgttgatatacag tCTGTTGTATCATATGTTCGCTTGCCACTCATGAATCTCGAACACCTACTGCAAGTGGTACGTCCGTCAGGCATCTTAGAACCCGATAAACTCTTAGACGCCATCGAAGAACAAAGTACATCAAAATATTTACCATATCGAGCTGCCCTGTGGCCGGAGGAAAATGTAGCTACTGCAAAATTCGTATCACGTATGATACAGGGTGAATGTCGGGCTGAGTTATTGAATGGCGATGTCACCACCTATGACATGGAGAAGGGCTATTCACGGCACTGCATCACAGATACCAACGAAATGGCGATTGTCGTTGAGTTGGGCACCGCATGCATTATAAATCACATAAAAATTCTGCTATGGGATCGTGATAATCGTGCTTATTCGTATTTCATAGAAGTTTCTGCCAATAAAATACAGTGGGATCGTGTTATTGACTACTCCCAGTATTACTGCCGTTCGtggcaatttttatattttcaagcaCGGCCTGTTCGTTACATAAAGCTGGTGGGCACGCATAATACCGTGAATAAAGTATTTCATGTGGTGGCTTTAGAGGCCATGTACACAACGAATCTGCCAAAAGTAGTTAATGGCATTGTCGCACCCACGGCAAATGTGGCCACCATCGAGATGAGTGCAGTGGTGGTAGATGGTGTCAGCCGCACCAGGAATGCTTTAATTAATGGTAACTACGTGGATTATGATTGGGATTCGGGTTATACTTGTCATCAATTGGAAAGTGGTGAAATTTTAGTGCGTTTGG GACAACCCTATGTAATTGGTTCAATGCGCTTGCTACTGTGGGATTGTGATGATCGTAACTACAGTTTCTATATTGAAACCTCGGTAAATCAAAAAGATTGGGTTATGGTAGTGGACAAGCGCAATGAAAAGGCCAGATCATGGCAAAACTTTTCATTTACTCCCATACCGGTGGTGTTTATACGCATTGTGGGTACTCGCAATACAGCCAATGAAATCTTTCACTGTGTCCACTTGGAATGTCCGTCACAGGATCCCAATTTCATACTtgttgaaaaagaaaaacaacgtGTTGTTGAAGAAAAGAAACAGAAACAGCGTAAACTTGCCGATAATCAACCCAGTTCAAGCCGAGAGAGTACGTCACCACGTACTAGTTCGAATTTAGACCAAGCGCCGCAAGTAGATGAAGGTGTACTCGTCCAACTTGACAATAGTTATTTAGAAGAAACCAATTAA